The DNA region ACCGCGCGCGACGGCGGCTGTCGCGGGACCGGGGGAGAGAGTTGGGAGGCGGGGCGGCGGGAAAGCCCGGGTCGGTGACCGGGTGGCCAGGATTCGGTGACCGGGGGCCAGGAGCCCGGGCCGGGGGCCGGGAGGCCGGGAGGCCGACGGCTGAAGGGGGCGCGGAGGCATCTGCGACCATGGGAGGCGTGATGGAGATTCCACGCGGCAGCTTGCAGACGGAGACCTTCTATGAGCAGGTCGGAGGCGAGGAGACCTTCCGGCGGCTCGTCCACCGCTTCTACGAGGGTGTCGCCGAGGATCCGGTGCTGCGGCCCATGTACCCGGAGGAGGACCTCGGCCCCGCCGAGGAGCGGCTGACGCTCTTCCTCATGCAGTACTGGGGCGGCCCCCGCACCTACAGCGACCAGCGGGGCCATCCCCGACTGCGCATGCGGCACGT from Streptomyces marispadix includes:
- a CDS encoding globin, whose amino-acid sequence is MEIPRGSLQTETFYEQVGGEETFRRLVHRFYEGVAEDPVLRPMYPEEDLGPAEERLTLFLMQYWGGPRTYSDQRGHPRLRMRHVPFKVDRAAHDAWLKHMRDAVDSLELAPEHEQQLWNYLVYAAGSMVNSPD